The genomic interval ACCGGCAAGCGCCCCGAAGAAGGTCGTATAGAAAGCGGTTCCCATACCGGAAAAGGTCTGGCGCATGGCATCCATCATACCTTCTTTGGACAGGCCGATGTTTTCTACCATCGCACCCAGACCGGAGATTGACATAATCAGGCCGACAACGGTGCCAAGCAACCCCATCGAAATAACCAGTGCGGCCATAATGGATACGGAGCGTACGCGCGAATTGTGTTTGGAGTGGTAGGTGTCAATCGCCGTGTGAATATCAACCGGTTCTCCTTTTTCCTTATCTTCGGATAAACGCTGAAAAACGGATGCAATATCGTTCCGGTTGTTCGATTTCGGCAGTGCATTGGTTCGGTTGATATGGGACAGAACGTCCCATTCGTCGTGCAGTTTTTTTGCGGAAAGGAATGAAACCACCAGCCCTGCCAGAAACAGTGCGGTAATCACATAACTCATTCCGGTTTTATCTGCTGAAAACCCTGCAATCAGGTGGTGCCGGGTTACAAGGCCCATCACCAGTGACAGGCCGACAGCCCATACACTCCATGATACCATTGGTGTCATCTTCGTTTTCATGTTAACAAGTGCTCCCTTAACGGTTTATCTGTTTGTTTTTCGGGGTATTGGAATGCCGGCCATTGCAGCATTTCATGTGCCACAGGTTGTTTGGCATTTGTTTGAGCTTTAAAGTGTTTGTTATTTTGTTGTGGGGTCGTTCGCCGCTGAAAAGTTCTGATTTGCAAATTGCGGGGCTTTTCAATGATTGTAAATTCGGTAGAGTGCGCACGCTTTTCAGGAAAAATTTATGAAAAAACAGAAAAACAGCCGTCTCACCGCCGCAGAAATCGTTTACCAATGGCTGGAAAACCAGCGTTTTCCCGACCGCAGTCTCGCAAAACTGAAGCAGGACCATGCCTTTGTTCTCGAAGTGGTCAACGGGGTTGTACGTAACCGCCTCATTCTTCAATGGCTGGAAACGCAGTGGGTAAAAAATGAACCGAAACTCTTTTTCAAAGCCGTTTTGTGGGTCGGTCTTTACCAGATTCTCTTTATGGAGGTCGAAGACTATGCCGCCATCAACGAAACCGTACAGGCGGCCAAAGAGCGCTCCGGCGGTCTGGGCCCGGCCAAGCTGATTAATGCCGTGCTCCGCCGCGCACAGCGGGAAAAAACGGAAGTTTTAAAGTCCTTCGAAAAACAGCCCGATTATATACGGCTTTCGCATCCTGAATTCCTGATAGAGCGCTGGAAAAAGGCCTATGGCGAAGCCGATGCAGTGGCGCTGGCCGAATGGAACAATGAACCGGCGGCCACCATTCTGCGGATTGAGCAGAATGCTGTCGATGCCGCCGAATTTATTGATAAACTGCGCGAAGCCGATATTGAGCCGCTGATGCATCCCTATTCAGATAAAGAGATTTTTCTGGTTCTGCCGCGCGGTGTTCCGGTGAAAAAGGTGCCCGGCTACGATGAGGGCTGGTTTACTGTGCAGGATCCGGCCACATCCATTTCGGTGGATCTGCTCGCGCCGCGTCCCGGCGAGGCGGTGCTTGATGCCTGTGCTGCACCCGGTGGAAAAACCGCGATGATGGCCGGTCGGATGGATCGGCGAGGTGAACTTACGGCTATGGATCTGCATGATGATCGCATTTCGGTTCTCAAAGAGAATCAGAAGCGTCTTAGACTCGACTGGATTGAAATTGTTAAAGGTGATGCCCGGAAACCGGAAACCGTATTTTCCAATGACCGGAAATTTGATGCCATTCTGCTCGATGTGCCCTGTCTGAATACCGGGGTGCTGAAACGCCGGGCCGATGCGCGCTGGCGGGTGACGGAAGAGCGGATTGAAAGCATTACGGAACTGCAGTTTGATATTCTGACGGCGTGTTCCGGACTGCTGAACGAAAAAGGCCGGCTGGTTTACAGTACCTGCAGTCTGGAACCCGAAGAAAATGAAGAGCTGGTTACCCGCTGGATTGCACAGCATCCCGGTTTCAGACTGGTAAAAACGGGAAAAGCCTTTCCACCCGACTCCGGCACTGACGGTGCGTTTGCGGCACTTATTCGGAGAAAATAAAATCAGCGAGCAGGGTCTGCAGTTCAGCAACGGCGGCGAGTACGCGGTCTTCGTGGTCGGCGGTGGAGGAGAGGCGGATTTTCACGCGGCCTTGGCCGGGATAGAACCCCAGATCGACTTCCGGAGGCTGGAACTTTGCTTTTTCAAGGATGGTAACGATATCCGATTCTCCGATGCCCTGTGTGCGGATAAAGCGCACAACCAGCGGTTTAATGTCGGAATAGCGGATTTTCAGCCGAGGGAGGATTTCTTCGTTTAAAATAGCATTGAATTCATTCGGAGGTCCGGGCAGTACAAACAGGATTTTCCCTTCAGCGGTTTCGATGCGCTGTCCGGGGGCATGGCCGACAGAGTTGTTCAGCACATCGGCCCCTTCAAGCACCTGTGCCTGCCGGGTGGCGGCGAGGGACATTTTCCGGCCTTTGTCTTCCAATGAACGTTCAATTTTTTTAACAGTGGCGGAGTCGAGTATGATTTTACGCTGGAGCAGTTCGGCAAGGGCGTCGCGTGTGATGTCATCAATTGTGGGACCGAGGCCGCCGCTCACAAAAACGAGATCGACCCGCTCAAGAGCCTCTTTTACGGCGGTTTCAATGGTTGGGATATCGTCGCCAATGGTGGTGTCGCGCGTCAGGCTTAGTCCGATGTCTGAAAGTGCCGCTCCCAGATCGCGGCCGTGAGTATTCAGTGTCTGTCCGCTAAGCAGTTCGTTTCCGATCGAGATAAGTTCCGCTTGAATGTGCATGATCCTCTCCGCAAAATGAATGGATATCTTGAAGCCATGGAAAACACGAATCAACAATCTTTAACCGTCGAAAGCTCGGGCGCAAAAAAGCGGGTGGATGCTTTTCTTTCGGCAGGCATGCAGGAAATATCGCGTTCGCAGTGGAAAATCCTGATTGAACAGCAGTTTGTGCGGGTCAACGGAAAGCCCTGCAAACCCAATACGCGGTTAAAAACGGGGGATGAGATCGTGTGGTCTGTTCCGGAGCGTGCGCCGTTGGCCGCTGTTCCGGAGGATATTCCGCTGAAAATTCTTTTCGAGGATGATTCCGTGCTGGTGCTGAACAAGCCGCCGGGTCTGGTGGTGCATCCGGCTGTGGGCAATTCATCGGGTACCCTGCTGCACGGACTGCTTTTTTATAATCCGGTTTTTCAGACGCTGGAACGTGCCGGTATTGTGCATCGGCTGGACAAAGACACGAGCGGTGTGATGGTGGTGGCTAAGTCCGAGCAGGCTGTTCAGGAACTGCGACGCCAGTTCAAGGCCCGGGAAACAGACAAAGAGTATGTAGCATTGGTCTGGGGTGAACCGCCAAAAAACGGGCGGATTGAAACATTGCTGGGGCGGCACCCGGTACACCGAAAAAAGCAGGCGGTATTGAAAGAAGACGGGCGCGAGGCGATTACCGCATTTCAATGTCTGGAGCAGTTTGAGCAGTGTGCATGGATGCAGGTGAAGATCGAGACGGGGCGAACGCACCAGATCCGGGTGCATATGGCGCATTTGAAACATCCGATTGTCGGCGATACGGTATACGGCCGGGTGCGTAAAGGACGGCTTCCGGCAGAGCCGGAGCGTCAGATGCTGCATGCCGCAAAACTGTCTTTCTGTCATCCGGTGTCGGGGAAAAGGCTTTCTTTTGAGGCGCCGTTGTTTGAAGATATGGCTTTATTGCTGGAAAAACTGCGGAATGGCTGAAGAAACAACATATTATGGGTTGCTGGAGGATATTGAGAAATATCTGAAGTTTCAGCGCGACGAGGGCGTTCAGCGTCTGGAGGTTGATCGCGCTGTGCTGGAGGCTTTGGCGAAAGAGCCGGAGGTGGAAAAGAACAAACCGCTGAAAGTGGAGGCGGTGCCGATTCCTGAGGATTTCCAGAGCCTGGAGGCGATGGGGAAGTATATTTCAGCCTGTACCAACTGCGCGCTTTGTGAAACCCGTAATGCGACGGTGCCGGGGAGGGAAAGGCGGATTCTCCGGATATTATGTTTGTTGGCGAGGGACCGGGGGCGGAAGAGGATGCGCAGGGACGGCCGTTTGTCGGAAAAGCGGGAAAGCTGCTCGATAAAATGATCGAGGCTATGGGCTACACGCGGGAGCAGGTTTATATCGGGAATGTGGTGAAGTGCCGCCCGCCGAAAAACCGGAAACCGCTACCGGAAGAGATGGAAATGTGCCTGCCGTATTTACGTCAGCAGATCAGGCTGATTCAGCCGAAGATCATTGTCGGGCTGGGCGGAACCGCTATGGAAGGGCTTCTGGGGCGTCCGGTGGGGATTACACGAATACGCGGTGTGTGGCAGGAATATGCCGGAATCCGGCTGATGCCGACGTTCCATCCGTCTTACCTGCTGCGGGATCCATCAAAGAAAAAAGAGGCCTGGGCGGACCTCAAGCTGGTGCTTGCTGCGCTGGGCAAGGAACCGCCTCTCCGTAAATAATCTATCCAAAATGGGAATCGGGGAGCGTTTCTCTGGAAACGATTGAACGGAATTTATCCTTTGAATGTCTTGAATGTTTTTACTCGCAAGGGGGAGGCTATGCATTAACATGGCTCGACTTATGGTTGGTGATGTAAATCAGGAGCCGGAAGAAATTCCGGATGAAGAAGAGGCGTTTCCCGTAGAGGCGGCGGTTTCTGTCGAGGATACGCCGGTCGCCGAAGAGGGGCCCTCGGATGTTGAACTGGTGCTCAAAGCGCAGCAGGGCGATGTGTATGCGTTTGACCAGCTGGTGGAGCGTTATCACGATAAGATTTACGGGCTGACCTACAACATGACCTCCAACCGGGAGGATGCCGAGGACCTGACGCAGGAAATTTTCGTGAAAGCCTATGAGGCACTACCGCGTTTTAAAGGAAAATCTTCCTTCTATACGTGGGTCTATCGTATCGCTGTTAACAAGACTATCAACTACCGGAAAAAGCGGAATCGCAAGCGCGCCCTGAGCCTGGATTCGTTCGATCAGGAGATCAAACTTGATGATGTCTATCATGAAATGACGGCCAAAGGATCGCCGCTTCGAAACATCAGTTTGTCGGAATTACAGAAAAAATTGAACGAGGCTCTGCAAAACCTGTCTGAGAAGCACAGAACCGTTGTGGTGATGCATGATATGCAGGGCATTCCACATGAGGAAATCGCGAAAGTGGTGGGGGCTTCGGTAGGAACAGTTAGGTCGCGTCTGTTTTATGCCCGAAGACAAATGCAAACTGAATTAGCGGAATTCATGAAATGATGGACGAAAATAAGTCTGGAGAACCGATGGCCGAGGAACAGGCCGATCTCATATTACAGCAACTGCTGCACCTGAAATCGTATGAACGACCTGACCCTTCGCGCATGACGCGGAATAAGCAGAATATCATGCGCTCAGTCCGCCAGGCACAAGCCCGGAAACCTAAACCGTTTCTGGATATGCTTGAATTCAGTATCCCCTGGTTTTTTGCGGAACCGAAATACGGAATAGCCGCGCTGTTTCTGGCCTTTCTCGGTTTGCAGTATGTGGGAATGTCGACGAGACAGACGGCCATGGAAACGGGCATTTATACTTCCGGCGATCTGATGGCGACCTATCATTCTTCCGGCGAATCGGCTGCCGTGGTTTCCAATCGTTATCCGAGCCTGCCCAGTAACTATCAGCTGTTTTCCAGCCCTCAGGGCAATCAGACGGTGGTTCCGACCGCTTTCAAACTCGACGAATAATTTTTTCTCCTCCTCCTGACATAGAAAAAGCGCTCCCGCATTAACGAGGGCGCTTTTTCTTTTTCCAACGATTGGAAAATTCTACGGAATCGGGAATGCCGCAGTCAGGGCAATGACCTCTTCTTTAATCTGGGCCAGCACCGTATCGTTGTCAGCATTACGGATAGCACGCTTAATGAAGTCGGCAATTTTGACCATTTCCTCTTCCTTCATACCGCGGGTGGTCACAGCCGGTGTGCCAATACGGATTCCGGAAGTTACAAACGGGCTTTTGGTATCAAACGGTATGGCGTTCTTATTCACCGTAATTGCCGCTTTATCCAGCGCAATCGCCGCGTCCTTACCGGTGACTCCGGTTTGGGTCAGGTCGACGAGCATCAAATGGTTGTCCGTTCCGCCGGAAACCAGACGGATGTCGTCATCTTCCAGCGCTGCGGCCAGTGCCTGGGCATTTTTCACGATCTGCTGCTGATAGGTTTTAAAGGAAGGCTGCAGGGCTTCGTGGAAACAGACGGCTTTGGCCGCGATGGTGTGCATCAGCGGTCCGCCCTGGATTCCAGGGAAGACCTGCTTATCGATATCCGCTGCAAATTTTTCCTGACAAAGAATCATGCCGCCGCGCGGTCCGCGCAGTGTTTTATGCGTGGTGGTGGTCACGAATTCCGCATACGGAACCGGGTTCGGGTGACAGCCTGCAGCCACCAGACCGGCGATGTGTGCCATGTCCACCATCAGATAGGCCCCGCAACTGTCAGCGATTTTGCGCAGCCGTTTAAAATCGATGATACGGGAATAGGCTGACGCGCCGGCGACGATCATTTTCGGTTTATGCTCATCAGCGAGTTTCTGAATATTGTCGTAGTCGATCTGTTCGGTTTCTTTATCCACGCCGTAAGGGACAATATTGAAGAATCGGCCGGAAAAATTCATCGGATGGCCGTGGGTAAGGTGGCCGCCTTCAGCGAGGCTCATCGCGAGGATGGTATCCCCCGGATTCAGCATGGCATAGTAAACGGCCATATTGGCACCGGAACCATGGTGCGGCTGAACATTGGCGTGCTCAGCCCCGAAGATTTCCTTTGCCCGGTCAATGGCCAGGCGCTCCGCTTCATCGACCCATTCGCAGCCGTTGTACCAGCGTTTCGCCGGGTAGCCTTCCGCATATTTATTGGTCAGGCGGGATCCGGAGACTTCACGTACGGCTTTGGATACGATGTTTTCCGAAGCAATCAGCTCAAGGTTTTCCTTCTGGCGTTCGTCTTCCTTTTTAAGAACGGCGTAAATTTCCGGATCGCCGTCATAAACAGCAATGGTGCCGCTGTGCTCGGATGCGTAGTCTTTGATCTTGTTCACGCGGCGTTCGTGGCGGCCGCCTTCGAAGTCTGTGTTCAGCCAGGCATCGATGATGCCTTCAATGTCGGCATCATCCGTGTATTTTCCGGAAAGACACAGTACATTGGCATCGTTATGAGAACGGGTCATGGTGGCCATTTCGGCATTCAGACAGACGGCGGCACGGACGCGCGGGAATTTATTGGCCGTGATGCTCATGCCGATACCGGTGGTGCAGCAGATAATGCCCTGATCCACGGCGGCGTTGGAAACCTCGTTGGCCACAGCGGCGGCATAATCGGAATAATCGACCGATTCGGTGCTGTCGCAGCCGAGGTCTTCCACGACGACTCCCTTATTCTGCAGAATTTCGGCAACTTTGGTTTTAAGCGTATAACCGCCGTGATCTGAACCAATTGCAATCTTCATAAAAGCGTTCCTTATTGAGGAAGGTGTTTACCCTTCCGGTTAATGGTTATTGGTTATTGGCGGTCCGCGAAAACGGATTTTCCCGGTTGCCAGTAACGACTAACTAATAACTGCAAAAGAATGCCTAGGCCTTCTTTTGATTCTCGCGAATAAAAAGGATCAGGTCCGAAAGGGCCCGATCAATTTCATCACGCGTTTGTTTGTAAGTGTTTAGCGATCCGCCGAACGGATCGGAAACATCGGCGGGGACTTTCGATGTTCCGAAGGCGTTAAT from Verrucomicrobia bacterium S94 carries:
- the rsmB gene encoding 16S rRNA (cytosine(967)-C(5))-methyltransferase RsmB; amino-acid sequence: MKKQKNSRLTAAEIVYQWLENQRFPDRSLAKLKQDHAFVLEVVNGVVRNRLILQWLETQWVKNEPKLFFKAVLWVGLYQILFMEVEDYAAINETVQAAKERSGGLGPAKLINAVLRRAQREKTEVLKSFEKQPDYIRLSHPEFLIERWKKAYGEADAVALAEWNNEPAATILRIEQNAVDAAEFIDKLREADIEPLMHPYSDKEIFLVLPRGVPVKKVPGYDEGWFTVQDPATSISVDLLAPRPGEAVLDACAAPGGKTAMMAGRMDRRGELTAMDLHDDRISVLKENQKRLRLDWIEIVKGDARKPETVFSNDRKFDAILLDVPCLNTGVLKRRADARWRVTEERIESITELQFDILTACSGLLNEKGRLVYSTCSLEPEENEELVTRWIAQHPGFRLVKTGKAFPPDSGTDGAFAALIRRK
- a CDS encoding competence/damage-inducible protein A → MHIQAELISIGNELLSGQTLNTHGRDLGAALSDIGLSLTRDTTIGDDIPTIETAVKEALERVDLVFVSGGLGPTIDDITRDALAELLQRKIILDSATVKKIERSLEDKGRKMSLAATRQAQVLEGADVLNNSVGHAPGQRIETAEGKILFVLPGPPNEFNAILNEEILPRLKIRYSDIKPLVVRFIRTQGIGESDIVTILEKAKFQPPEVDLGFYPGQGRVKIRLSSTADHEDRVLAAVAELQTLLADFIFSE
- a CDS encoding RluA family pseudouridine synthase, with product MENTNQQSLTVESSGAKKRVDAFLSAGMQEISRSQWKILIEQQFVRVNGKPCKPNTRLKTGDEIVWSVPERAPLAAVPEDIPLKILFEDDSVLVLNKPPGLVVHPAVGNSSGTLLHGLLFYNPVFQTLERAGIVHRLDKDTSGVMVVAKSEQAVQELRRQFKARETDKEYVALVWGEPPKNGRIETLLGRHPVHRKKQAVLKEDGREAITAFQCLEQFEQCAWMQVKIETGRTHQIRVHMAHLKHPIVGDTVYGRVRKGRLPAEPERQMLHAAKLSFCHPVSGKRLSFEAPLFEDMALLLEKLRNG
- a CDS encoding uracil-DNA glycosylase; protein product: MFVGEGPGAEEDAQGRPFVGKAGKLLDKMIEAMGYTREQVYIGNVVKCRPPKNRKPLPEEMEMCLPYLRQQIRLIQPKIIVGLGGTAMEGLLGRPVGITRIRGVWQEYAGIRLMPTFHPSYLLRDPSKKKEAWADLKLVLAALGKEPPLRK
- a CDS encoding sigma-70 family RNA polymerase sigma factor: MVGDVNQEPEEIPDEEEAFPVEAAVSVEDTPVAEEGPSDVELVLKAQQGDVYAFDQLVERYHDKIYGLTYNMTSNREDAEDLTQEIFVKAYEALPRFKGKSSFYTWVYRIAVNKTINYRKKRNRKRALSLDSFDQEIKLDDVYHEMTAKGSPLRNISLSELQKKLNEALQNLSEKHRTVVVMHDMQGIPHEEIAKVVGASVGTVRSRLFYARRQMQTELAEFMK
- the rpiB gene encoding ribose 5-phosphate isomerase B, which codes for MKIAIGSDHGGYTLKTKVAEILQNKGVVVEDLGCDSTESVDYSDYAAAVANEVSNAAVDQGIICCTTGIGMSITANKFPRVRAAVCLNAEMATMTRSHNDANVLCLSGKYTDDADIEGIIDAWLNTDFEGGRHERRVNKIKDYASEHSGTIAVYDGDPEIYAVLKKEDERQKENLELIASENIVSKAVREVSGSRLTNKYAEGYPAKRWYNGCEWVDEAERLAIDRAKEIFGAEHANVQPHHGSGANMAVYYAMLNPGDTILAMSLAEGGHLTHGHPMNFSGRFFNIVPYGVDKETEQIDYDNIQKLADEHKPKMIVAGASAYSRIIDFKRLRKIADSCGAYLMVDMAHIAGLVAAGCHPNPVPYAEFVTTTTHKTLRGPRGGMILCQEKFAADIDKQVFPGIQGGPLMHTIAAKAVCFHEALQPSFKTYQQQIVKNAQALAAALEDDDIRLVSGGTDNHLMLVDLTQTGVTGKDAAIALDKAAITVNKNAIPFDTKSPFVTSGIRIGTPAVTTRGMKEEEMVKIADFIKRAIRNADNDTVLAQIKEEVIALTAAFPIP